AGCGGTTTGAGGCAAATGTACCTGAGGCAAACACAAGCGGTTCGGCGCTGCTGGTGGCTTCGCTGCGTTCGTCATTCACCAGCCGCAGGCGGATATCGGCTCCGGCTCCGGCCGCAAAGCCAAACGGCGAAGCGGCAGATGTAAAGCGGTAGCTGGCCAGCGGTGTAATATCGTATGCCGTTTTACTGAAAATCCAGTAAGCTCCGTATGAACGCAGTCTCACCGAAAGCTGCACGGGCATACGCTTCAGCTCAGGCGCTGTGTATTGTACATTGGTGGCCGGATAAATGTAGCGGTTGCGCAAGGTGCCTGCATCATAACTCAGCTGGTGTGTATTGCGCAACACATTTTCCTGTGCAGGCAGTATCGTGCAAATCATCCACAACAAAAACAGCATTACTCCTTTCATGGCGCCACCTCCTGATATGATTTACCCGTTTTCACTTCATCGAAATACACCACTCCGTTTGCCTGCGGTGCCGTGCGCCCGCGATATTGCCCGAACTTGAAATAATTTCCGCCACGCGTATATAAATTGCGGCGGTAGAACCTGTAATCGGTACCGTTAAAAGGTGTAATCTGCGCACCATTCAGCCATACTTCCGTGTAGCCGGTTTCATCGTCGCTCCAGTACATGCGCGCCACTACATCATACCATTGTCCTTTAACCACCGGTTGTGCATTGCCCACCAGAAAAGGCTGTGCATTCAAACCCGGATCAGTATTCATTTTCAGTTCCAGCTTTCCGTTTACATACACCAGCGCCAGCGGCGGTGGTGATGCATTGAGATACGGTACCGGGGCCCAGTTTTCGCCCTGAATATAATTGGGCAAATCCTGCCACTGACACAGCAAATTGTATGCGCTGTCGCTGTAAGCCGTATCAATCAGAAAGCTGAAGGCATAAAATACTTCGCTGTGATAGCTGGCACAATGATACAGCGCCAGTTCGCTGCGAT
The genomic region above belongs to Bacteroidota bacterium and contains:
- a CDS encoding heparin lyase I family protein; this translates as MKQTLPLLLFLVLCMACGKVPTPEPNQPFNSFSGDFETGTFSGFHFLVADSAVNTVIVNQPVRKGSYALRNTLRPNDFVFNGYRSELALYHCASYHSEVFYAFSFLIDTAYSDSAYNLLCQWQDLPNYIQGENWAPVPYLNASPPPLALVYVNGKLELKMNTDPGLNAQPFLVGNAQPVVKGQWYDVVARMYWSDDETGYTEVWLNGAQITPFNGTDYRFYRRNLYTRGGNYFKFGQYRGRTAPQANGVVYFDEVKTGKSYQEVAP